A portion of the Pangasianodon hypophthalmus isolate fPanHyp1 chromosome 20, fPanHyp1.pri, whole genome shotgun sequence genome contains these proteins:
- the nfasca gene encoding neurofascin homolog (chicken) a isoform X3, giving the protein MWPQGQWAPLAVLSIIVLLWKEAAPIDVPPDLKQPPTIVKQSAKDYIVDPRDNIIIECEAKGNPVPTFWWRRNGKFFNVEKDPRVSMRKRSGTLEISFRNGGKPEDYEGEYQCFAMNDFGTAISNKTLLRVSKAPLWPKEVLEPVVISEGSPLVLACNPPPGLPPPKTFWMDSRMMPIVQDARVSMGLNGDLYFSNVLAKDANTDYSCNARFLFTHTIQQKNPFILKVQTKEPYNDTVYSPNDTYIYGARNIQESTPTFLSPVGISSTKMVLRGEELLLECIAAGVPTPEIKWFKKGGDLPERKVKFENFHKTLSIVSVSDEDSGDYICMASNKMGSIRHTISVQVKAAPFWLHKPSNLVLAPNENGQLQCLASGNPKPSIQWLVNGEPIESSLENPSREVVGDAIIFSSVQIGTSAVYQCNASNEHGYLLANAFVNILDMAPRLLGPKNQLIKVIENKQAFLDCPFFGSPYPFVRWFKNGQGIVPNGGKYSLHENGTLEIKRVRPEDEGTYTFVASNILGKAEDQVRLEVKEPTRIVRAPENLSSNRGSVARFDCKIKHDSSLPITVTWLKNDKLLHFPWLSRFKKEEDSLSFSNVQPDDEGTYTCTVTTELDQDSASARLTVLEDESLAPSKPSALADRPDPPQDLELSDLSARSVRLTWIPGNDNNSPITQFLVQYEENRWRPGEWQNLSSYAGDQNSVNLNLSPFVNYQFRVIAINSVGQSRPSRPSARYQTSGAPPYVYPSGLKGWGTKKTNMEITWQPLLDNQRNGPDLRYVVSWRRKDLEEEWNNITTTNTKHVVVDTDTYVPYEIKIQAVNDFGPGPESNIVIGYSGEDRPVEAPGELRVSKLNSNKVNINWIPVEAKSINGEFKEYRLYYWREASLVKDLKVNKDKKTKGFFSDVSQNSGVLMDLVPYSKYKMYMVVANNKFEGPHSNTVEFQTKEGLPGAPKFFRIVQRDSSTIRLEWNKPLEPNGILIGYTLQYKTVNGTQEGNLQILSFFPNETEYTMRLPDRFTRYKFYLSARTQVGSGEVYAEESPHFANEEDFVTSGTDPTGVVIDSTDALDAFATPLPPFSPPPIPSTTITTSTTTTIAPTTDATPTTPAPTTPTTTTTTTTTTTTSTTTTTTTHPTLPFMPAPHVKIWNLTVDANSDYANVSWKHNFPVDSSEFVLEFTLDSNGSMKSVLFKHEPPIKLAGLIAGAKYRLRVYSHEQPSITSEYVTFETSGAYSTDQVDIATQGWFIGLMCAIALLILILLIVCFIKRSRGGKYPVRDKKDLPLDPVDHKDQDGSFDYHSDEDNKPLQGSQTSLDGNVKESDDSLVDYGEGGDGQFNEDGSFIGQYTVRKDKEETEGNESSEATSPVNAIYSLA; this is encoded by the exons ATGTGGCCGCAGGGGCAGTGGGCTCCTCTGGCTGTGCTGTCAATCATTGTGCTGCTGTGGAAGGAGGCGGCTCCCATCGATGTCCCTCCAGACC TGAAACAGCCCCCTACTATTGTGAAGCAGTCAGCAAAGGACTATATTGTGGATCCCCGAGATAACATCATCATTGAGTGTGAGGCCAAGGGCAATCCTGTACCAAC ATTTTGGTGGAGACGAAATGGGAAGTTCTTCAATGTGGAGAAGGATCCACGTGTGTCCATGCGGAAACGCTCGGGCACACTGGAGATCAGCTTCAGGAATGGTGGAAAGCCTGAGGACTACGAGGGAGAATACCAATGCTTTGCTATGAATGACTTTGGCACTGCCATTTCCAACAAAACACTGCTGCGTGTTTCCA AGGCACCGCTGTGGCCTAAAGAGGTTTTGGAGCCAGTGGTAATAAGTGAGGGATCACCTCTTGTCCTGGCCTGTAACCCACCTCCTGGCCTTCCGCCACCTAAAACATTCTGGATGGACAGTA GAATGATGCCTATAGTGCAGGATGCTCGAGTGTCCATGGGCCTGAATGGAGATCTTTACTTCTCTAATGTGCTTGCTAAGGACGCTAACACTGACTACAGCTGCAATGCCCGttttctcttcacacacaccatccaacaGAAGAATCCTTTTATCCTCAAAGTACAGACAA AAGAACCTTATAATGACACTGTTTACTCTCCAAACGACACTTACATATACGGTG CACGTAACATTCAAGAATCAACACCtacctttctctctcctgtggGAATATCCAGCACCAAGATGGTGCTCCGCGGAGAGGAGCTTCTCCTGGAATGTATAGCTGCTGGAGT TCCAACTCCTGAAATCAAATGGTTTAAGAAAGGAGGGGATTTGCCAGAGAGAAAGGTCAAATTTGAGAACTTCCATAAGACCCTGTCTATAGTTTCTGTGTCGGACGAGGATTCTGGAGACTACATCTGCATGGCCAGTAATAAGATGGGCAGCATCCGCCACACTATCTCCGTTCAAGTTAAAG CTGCTCCTTTTTGGCTACATAAGCCATCTAACCTCGTGCTAGCACCCAATGAGAATGGCCAGCTGCAGTGTTTAGCCAGTGGAAACCCCAAACCTAGCATCCAGTGGCTTGTGAATGGAGAGCCGATAGAGA GCTCACTGGAAAATCCAAGCAGGGAGGTGGTTGGTGATGCGATCATTTTCAGCTCAGTGCAAATTGGCACCAGCGCTGTATACCAGTGCAATGCCTCAAACGAACATGGCTACCTGCTGGCTAACGCATTTGTCAACATACTGG ATATGGCACCCCGGTTATTGGGACCCAAGAACCAGCTGATTAAGGTGATCGAGAACAAACAAGCCTTTCTGGATTGCCCTTTTTTTGGCTCACCTTACCCATTTGTGCGGTG GTTTAAGAATGGCCAGGGTATAGTTCCGAATGGTGGGAAGTACAGCTTGCATGAAAATGGTACCCTGGAGATCAAGCGAGTTCGACCTGAAGATGAGGGAACTTACACTTTTGTGGCAAGCAACATCCTGGGCAAAGCTGAAGATCAGGTCCGTTTAGAAGTCAAAG AGCCGACGCGGATTGTCCGAGCTCCAGAGAACCTCTCCTCCAATAGAGGAAGTGTGGCTCGTTTTGATTGCAAGATTAAACACGATTCCTCACTCCCCATTACTGTCACCTGGCTCAAAAACGACAAGCTCCTGCATTTTCCTTGGCT GAGCAGGTTTAAGAAGGAGGAGGACTCATTGTCCTTTAGCAACGTCCAGCCTGATGATGAGGGAACATACACTTGTACAGTTACTACAGAGTTAGACCAGGACTCTGCCTCGGCCCGGCTTACTGTTTtag AGGATGAATCCCTAGCTCCCTCAAAACCTAGTGCCTTAGCAG ATCGTCCTGATCCTCCTCAGGACCTGGAGCTGTCTGATCTTTCAGCACGCTCCGTCCGGCTCACCTGGATCCCCGGCAATGACAACAACAGTCCTATTACAC AATTCCTTGTTCAGTATGAAGAGAACCGGTGGAGACCAGGCGAATGGCAAAATCTGTCCAGTTACGCAGGTGATCAGAACTCTGTGAACCTGAATCTGTCTCCGTTTGTGAACTACCAGTTCAGAGTGATCGCAATCAACAGTGTGGGTCAGAGCCGACCGAGCCGGCCATCAGCCCGCTACCAGACCAGCGGAGCAC CTCCTTATGTTTATCCCAGTGGCCTTAAAGGGTGGGGTACCAAGAAAACCAACATGGAGATCACTTGGCAG CCCCTACTTGATAACCAAAGGAATGGTCCTGATCTACGTTATGTGGTCTCCTGGAGGAGGAAGGACTTGGAGGAGGAATGGAATAACATCACCACTACCAATACGAAGCATGTGGTTGTTGATACAGATACTTATGTCCCCTATGAGATCAAGATCCAGGCAGTCAACGACTTTGGTCCAGGCCCTGAGTCAAACATAGTGATTGGCTACTCAGGGGAGGACA GGCCTGTGGAGGCACCTGGAGAGCTCAGGGTATCAAAGTTAAACAGCAATAAAGTGAATATAAACTGGATCCCTGTTGAGGCGAAATCCATTAATGGAGAGTTTAAAGAGTACAGG CTATATTACTGGAGGGAGGCCAGCTTGGTGAAAGACTTGAAGGTGAATAAGGACAAGAAAACAAAAGGTTTCTTCAGCGATGTGTCTCAGAACAGTGGCGTCCTTATGGACCTCGTCCCTTACAGCAAATACAAGATGTACATGGTGGTGGCCAACAACAAATTTGAGGGACCACACAGCAACACTGTGGAGTTTCAGACCAAGGAAGGCT TGCCAGGGGCTCCTAAGTTCTTCAGGATTGTCCAGAGGGACAGCAGCACCATTCGTCTAGAGTGGAATAAGCCTCTAGAGCCGAATGGCATTCTGATCGGATACACACTCCAATACAAGACAG TGAATGGGACACAGGAGGGCAATCTACAGATCCTGAGCTTCTTCCCTAATGAGACAGAGTACACCATGCGCTTACCTGACCGCTTCACCCGCTACAAGTTCTACCTGTCTGCTCGGACGCAGGTCGGCTCTGGTGAGGTCTATGCTGAGGAATCGCCTCACTTTGCCAATGAAG AAGACTTTGTGACTTCAGGTACTGACCCTACAGGTGTAG taATCGATTCTACAGATGCCTTGGATGCCTTTGCAACTCCTCTTCCCCCCTTTTCCCCACCTCCCATCCCAAGTACAACCATTACAACCTCAACAACTACCACCATTGCCCCTACAACTGATGCCACCCCCACTACTCCTGCTCCAACtactccaacaacaacaactactacaactacaactaccACTACCagtactaccaccaccactacaacCCACCCCACCCTGCCTTTCATGCCGG CCCCGCATGTAAAGATCTGGAATCTGACCGTGGATGCTAACAGTGACTATGCTAACGTCAGCTGGAAGCACAACTTCCCGGTTGACAGCAGCGAGTTTGTGCTAGAGTTCACACTGGACA GTAATGGGTCTATGAAAAGTGTGCTGTTCAAACATGAACCCCCCATTAAGCTGGCTGGGTTGATAGCTGGAGCTAAGTACCGGCTCCGTGTGTATTCCCACGAACAGCCCAGCATCACCAGCGAGTATGTCACCTTCGAGACCAGTGGAG CCTACAGTACGGACCAAGTCGACATTGCCACGCAGGGTTGGTTCATTGGTCTCATGTGTGCCATTGCACTCCTCATTCTCATCCTGCTCATTGTTTGCTTTATCAAAAGAAGCCGAGGAGGGAAatatccag tgagagacaaaaaagaCCTCCCTTTGGACCCTGTGGACCACAAAGACCAGGATGGATCATTTGATTACCA CAGCGATGAGGACAACAAGCCTTTGCAGGGAAGTCAGACCTCTCTAGACGGCAATGTCAAGGAAAGTGACGACAGTCTAGTAGACTACGGAGAGGGAGGGGATGGCCAGTTCAATGAGGACGGCTCCTTCATAGGCCAGTACACAGTCAGGAAGGATAAGGAGGAGACGGAGGGCAATGAGAGCTCAGAGGCCACATCACCTGTCAATGCCATCTACTCTCTGGCGTAG
- the nfasca gene encoding neurofascin homolog (chicken) a isoform X14: MWPQGQWAPLAVLSIIVLLWKEAAPIDVPPDPRIQQDLKQPPTIVKQSAKDYIVDPRDNIIIECEAKGNPVPTFWWRRNGKFFNVEKDPRVSMRKRSGTLEISFRNGGKPEDYEGEYQCFAMNDFGTAISNKTLLRVSKAPLWPKEVLEPVVISEGSPLVLACNPPPGLPPPKTFWMDSRMMPIVQDARVSMGLNGDLYFSNVLAKDANTDYSCNARFLFTHTIQQKNPFILKVQTTRNIQESTPTFLSPVGISSTKMVLRGEELLLECIAAGVPTPEIKWFKKGGDLPERKVKFENFHKTLSIVSVSDEDSGDYICMASNKMGSIRHTISVQVKAAPFWLHKPSNLVLAPNENGQLQCLASGNPKPSIQWLVNGEPIESSLENPSREVVGDAIIFSSVQIGTSAVYQCNASNEHGYLLANAFVNILDMAPRLLGPKNQLIKVIENKQAFLDCPFFGSPYPFVRWFKNGQGIVPNGGKYSLHENGTLEIKRVRPEDEGTYTFVASNILGKAEDQVRLEVKEPTRIVRAPENLSSNRGSVARFDCKIKHDSSLPITVTWLKNDKLLHFPWLSRFKKEEDSLSFSNVQPDDEGTYTCTVTTELDQDSASARLTVLDRPDPPQDLELSDLSARSVRLTWIPGNDNNSPITQFLVQYEENRWRPGEWQNLSSYAGDQNSVNLNLSPFVNYQFRVIAINSVGQSRPSRPSARYQTSGAPPYVYPSGLKGWGTKKTNMEITWQPLLDNQRNGPDLRYVVSWRRKDLEEEWNNITTTNTKHVVVDTDTYVPYEIKIQAVNDFGPGPESNIVIGYSGEDRPVEAPGELRVSKLNSNKVNINWIPVEAKSINGEFKEYRLYYWREASLVKDLKVNKDKKTKGFFSDVSQNSGVLMDLVPYSKYKMYMVVANNKFEGPHSNTVEFQTKEGLPGAPKFFRIVQRDSSTIRLEWNKPLEPNGILIGYTLQYKTVNGTQEGNLQILSFFPNETEYTMRLPDRFTRYKFYLSARTQVGSGEVYAEESPHFANEAYSTDQVDIATQGWFIGLMCAIALLILILLIVCFIKRSRGGKYPVRDKKDLPLDPVDHKDQDGSFDYHSDEDNKPLQGSQTSLDGNVKESDDSLVDYGEGGDGQFNEDGSFIGQYTVRKDKEETEGNESSEATSPVNAIYSLA, translated from the exons ATGTGGCCGCAGGGGCAGTGGGCTCCTCTGGCTGTGCTGTCAATCATTGTGCTGCTGTGGAAGGAGGCGGCTCCCATCGATGTCCCTCCAGACC CAAGGATCCAGCAGGACT TGAAACAGCCCCCTACTATTGTGAAGCAGTCAGCAAAGGACTATATTGTGGATCCCCGAGATAACATCATCATTGAGTGTGAGGCCAAGGGCAATCCTGTACCAAC ATTTTGGTGGAGACGAAATGGGAAGTTCTTCAATGTGGAGAAGGATCCACGTGTGTCCATGCGGAAACGCTCGGGCACACTGGAGATCAGCTTCAGGAATGGTGGAAAGCCTGAGGACTACGAGGGAGAATACCAATGCTTTGCTATGAATGACTTTGGCACTGCCATTTCCAACAAAACACTGCTGCGTGTTTCCA AGGCACCGCTGTGGCCTAAAGAGGTTTTGGAGCCAGTGGTAATAAGTGAGGGATCACCTCTTGTCCTGGCCTGTAACCCACCTCCTGGCCTTCCGCCACCTAAAACATTCTGGATGGACAGTA GAATGATGCCTATAGTGCAGGATGCTCGAGTGTCCATGGGCCTGAATGGAGATCTTTACTTCTCTAATGTGCTTGCTAAGGACGCTAACACTGACTACAGCTGCAATGCCCGttttctcttcacacacaccatccaacaGAAGAATCCTTTTATCCTCAAAGTACAGACAA CACGTAACATTCAAGAATCAACACCtacctttctctctcctgtggGAATATCCAGCACCAAGATGGTGCTCCGCGGAGAGGAGCTTCTCCTGGAATGTATAGCTGCTGGAGT TCCAACTCCTGAAATCAAATGGTTTAAGAAAGGAGGGGATTTGCCAGAGAGAAAGGTCAAATTTGAGAACTTCCATAAGACCCTGTCTATAGTTTCTGTGTCGGACGAGGATTCTGGAGACTACATCTGCATGGCCAGTAATAAGATGGGCAGCATCCGCCACACTATCTCCGTTCAAGTTAAAG CTGCTCCTTTTTGGCTACATAAGCCATCTAACCTCGTGCTAGCACCCAATGAGAATGGCCAGCTGCAGTGTTTAGCCAGTGGAAACCCCAAACCTAGCATCCAGTGGCTTGTGAATGGAGAGCCGATAGAGA GCTCACTGGAAAATCCAAGCAGGGAGGTGGTTGGTGATGCGATCATTTTCAGCTCAGTGCAAATTGGCACCAGCGCTGTATACCAGTGCAATGCCTCAAACGAACATGGCTACCTGCTGGCTAACGCATTTGTCAACATACTGG ATATGGCACCCCGGTTATTGGGACCCAAGAACCAGCTGATTAAGGTGATCGAGAACAAACAAGCCTTTCTGGATTGCCCTTTTTTTGGCTCACCTTACCCATTTGTGCGGTG GTTTAAGAATGGCCAGGGTATAGTTCCGAATGGTGGGAAGTACAGCTTGCATGAAAATGGTACCCTGGAGATCAAGCGAGTTCGACCTGAAGATGAGGGAACTTACACTTTTGTGGCAAGCAACATCCTGGGCAAAGCTGAAGATCAGGTCCGTTTAGAAGTCAAAG AGCCGACGCGGATTGTCCGAGCTCCAGAGAACCTCTCCTCCAATAGAGGAAGTGTGGCTCGTTTTGATTGCAAGATTAAACACGATTCCTCACTCCCCATTACTGTCACCTGGCTCAAAAACGACAAGCTCCTGCATTTTCCTTGGCT GAGCAGGTTTAAGAAGGAGGAGGACTCATTGTCCTTTAGCAACGTCCAGCCTGATGATGAGGGAACATACACTTGTACAGTTACTACAGAGTTAGACCAGGACTCTGCCTCGGCCCGGCTTACTGTTTtag ATCGTCCTGATCCTCCTCAGGACCTGGAGCTGTCTGATCTTTCAGCACGCTCCGTCCGGCTCACCTGGATCCCCGGCAATGACAACAACAGTCCTATTACAC AATTCCTTGTTCAGTATGAAGAGAACCGGTGGAGACCAGGCGAATGGCAAAATCTGTCCAGTTACGCAGGTGATCAGAACTCTGTGAACCTGAATCTGTCTCCGTTTGTGAACTACCAGTTCAGAGTGATCGCAATCAACAGTGTGGGTCAGAGCCGACCGAGCCGGCCATCAGCCCGCTACCAGACCAGCGGAGCAC CTCCTTATGTTTATCCCAGTGGCCTTAAAGGGTGGGGTACCAAGAAAACCAACATGGAGATCACTTGGCAG CCCCTACTTGATAACCAAAGGAATGGTCCTGATCTACGTTATGTGGTCTCCTGGAGGAGGAAGGACTTGGAGGAGGAATGGAATAACATCACCACTACCAATACGAAGCATGTGGTTGTTGATACAGATACTTATGTCCCCTATGAGATCAAGATCCAGGCAGTCAACGACTTTGGTCCAGGCCCTGAGTCAAACATAGTGATTGGCTACTCAGGGGAGGACA GGCCTGTGGAGGCACCTGGAGAGCTCAGGGTATCAAAGTTAAACAGCAATAAAGTGAATATAAACTGGATCCCTGTTGAGGCGAAATCCATTAATGGAGAGTTTAAAGAGTACAGG CTATATTACTGGAGGGAGGCCAGCTTGGTGAAAGACTTGAAGGTGAATAAGGACAAGAAAACAAAAGGTTTCTTCAGCGATGTGTCTCAGAACAGTGGCGTCCTTATGGACCTCGTCCCTTACAGCAAATACAAGATGTACATGGTGGTGGCCAACAACAAATTTGAGGGACCACACAGCAACACTGTGGAGTTTCAGACCAAGGAAGGCT TGCCAGGGGCTCCTAAGTTCTTCAGGATTGTCCAGAGGGACAGCAGCACCATTCGTCTAGAGTGGAATAAGCCTCTAGAGCCGAATGGCATTCTGATCGGATACACACTCCAATACAAGACAG TGAATGGGACACAGGAGGGCAATCTACAGATCCTGAGCTTCTTCCCTAATGAGACAGAGTACACCATGCGCTTACCTGACCGCTTCACCCGCTACAAGTTCTACCTGTCTGCTCGGACGCAGGTCGGCTCTGGTGAGGTCTATGCTGAGGAATCGCCTCACTTTGCCAATGAAG CCTACAGTACGGACCAAGTCGACATTGCCACGCAGGGTTGGTTCATTGGTCTCATGTGTGCCATTGCACTCCTCATTCTCATCCTGCTCATTGTTTGCTTTATCAAAAGAAGCCGAGGAGGGAAatatccag tgagagacaaaaaagaCCTCCCTTTGGACCCTGTGGACCACAAAGACCAGGATGGATCATTTGATTACCA CAGCGATGAGGACAACAAGCCTTTGCAGGGAAGTCAGACCTCTCTAGACGGCAATGTCAAGGAAAGTGACGACAGTCTAGTAGACTACGGAGAGGGAGGGGATGGCCAGTTCAATGAGGACGGCTCCTTCATAGGCCAGTACACAGTCAGGAAGGATAAGGAGGAGACGGAGGGCAATGAGAGCTCAGAGGCCACATCACCTGTCAATGCCATCTACTCTCTGGCGTAG